Within Leptospirillum ferriphilum, the genomic segment TTTCCCTGAAAAAAGCGCTGGATCCGGAAGTTCTTCAAAACCTGGTGGCCCGGACCAGGGACGGAGGAGGAGAGATCGTTCGTCTCATGAAAGATTCGTCCGCCTATTTTGCTCCGGCTGCGGCCATTTACTCGATGATAGAATCGATCCTTCACGATCGTCATCGGGTGATCCCGAGCTCTGTCTACCTGGAAGGAGAGTATGGCGTCAAGGGCGTCTTTTCCGGCGTTCCTGTCCAGATAGGAAACATCGGACTTGAAAAAATCGTTCTTCTCCCCCTATCGACGGAAGAAGAGGAGGCTTTTCACCGATCGACAGAGTCCATTCGTCAGGGGATTCGAACAATCGACAGGCTTTTTCCGGATCTGGGACGCTCCTGACAGAACATGAAATCGCGGCCTCCCTTGCTGATGGACGGGGCTCCCTTCAGAGACCGTCCAGGTTTTTCGGAGGTTCCGTGAGGCGCGGAGAGAGACTTTTCCGAAGCCGCTTCTTTGTCCTGGGAATCTCTGCCGTTCCGATCGTTCTGACCCTGTTATACATGGGATTTATTGCCCACAGGCATCTCCAGCAAAGAGGAACAGTACCGGTGGACAGTCATCCTCTTCCGGAGGCTGAAGTTCTGATCCGTCATTTTCATTACTCCCGGACGGTGGATGGCAAGACAAAGTGGTTTGTGGAAGCCGAACGCGCCTCTCTGGGAAAGGACGAAACCCAGACCAGAATATGGGATCTCAAAGCCCGGATTCGCGTGCGAAAGGATCTCAAACTGATTGTGACGGGAGAAAGAGGTGTTATCGACCAGGTCCGCCACCGGTTCTATGTGGAAAAGGTTACACGACCCG encodes:
- the lptC gene encoding LPS export ABC transporter periplasmic protein LptC; translation: MRRGERLFRSRFFVLGISAVPIVLTLLYMGFIAHRHLQQRGTVPVDSHPLPEAEVLIRHFHYSRTVDGKTKWFVEAERASLGKDETQTRIWDLKARIRVRKDLKLIVTGERGVIDQVRHRFYVEKVTRPVSARFSNGLTVISSHLKYVDRTDQIRTDGHVIILGPNMIIQGKGLKSVPRNQMFRIDRKVHAVFAD